A region of Rhodamnia argentea isolate NSW1041297 chromosome 9, ASM2092103v1, whole genome shotgun sequence DNA encodes the following proteins:
- the LOC115732300 gene encoding MATH domain and coiled-coil domain-containing protein At3g58410-like, whose amino-acid sequence MYKRALPPAHYSLKIQSFSLLSKSNVDKYDSGVFEVGGYKWSLSLYPNGDKDNNGSGFVSFYLSIEETDKLPHGWEVDVNYKLFVYDKIRDVYLTIQDADGAVRSFHDLKTQWGFAQFLSLETFKEASNGYLVGDSCISGAEVFVIKSTGKWESLSMIKDPLNLPFTWNIKNFSKLDKSVYYSDAFPIGESSWKLQVYPNGFGPKKGKSLSVYLLLVGNKDLPPKRRVYRECNLRVLDQLNDNHMEKKSSHWVQKSDGSTGFHDFMSLEDLHKPSKGFIYNDVLIVEVQILVVSVAKVVGV is encoded by the exons ATGTACAAGAGAGCTCTTCCACCAGCTCATTATTCACTGAAGATACAATCATTTTCGTTATTATCAAAATCCAATGTGGACAAGTATGACTCCGGTGTTTTTGAAGTCGGGGGATACAAATG GAGCCTATCTCTTTACCCTAACGGAGACAAGGACAATAACGGGTCGGGATTTGTTTCCTTCTATTTGTCAATAGAAGAGACAGATAAGCTTCCTCACGGTTGGGAGGTCGACGTCAACTACAAGCTTTTCGTGTATGACAAGATACGAGATGTGTACTTGACCATCCAAG ATGCTGATGGGGCAGTGAGGAGCTTCCATGACTTGAAGACCCAATGGGg gtTTGCTCAGTTTCTGTCCTTGGAAACATTCAAAGAGGCTTCAAATGGATACCTTGTGGGGGACTCTTGTATATCTGGGGCTGAGGTCTTTGTCATCAAATCTACTGGCAAATGGGAGTCTCTTAGCATGATCAAAGACCCGCTGAACCTGCCATTCACTTGGAATATCAAAAACTTCTCCAAATTGGACAAGAGCGTTTACTATTCCGACGCCTTCCCCATTGGAGAGAGTAGTTG GAAGCTCCAAGTGTATCCCAATGGTTTTGGGCCCAAGAAAGGGAAGTCATTATCTGTTTACTTGCTGTTAGTTGGTAATAAAGACCTTCCTCCCAAGAGAAGAGTATACCGCGAGTGCAATTTGCGCGTATTGGACCAGCTGAATGATAACcatatggagaagaaaa GTAGCCACTGGGTCCAAAAATCAGATGGTTCCACTGGTTTCCATGACTTCATGTCCTTGGAGGATCTCCATAAGCCATCGAAAGGGTTCATTTATAATGATGTCCTGATTGTTGAAGTCCAGATCCTCGTGGTGTCGGTCGCCAAGGTTGTAGGAGTTTGA